One genomic window of Kosmotoga olearia TBF 19.5.1 includes the following:
- the dnaB gene encoding replicative DNA helicase, giving the protein MNPKIPPHSNEAEEAVIGSILIDPDVIPDVMEILRSNDFYSIKHRTVFAAIEDLFDHGNPVDVVSIIEKLRSQGSLEDIGGEVEIMKLADIVPTAANVVYYAKIVKEKALMRALINAGSKIVEEAYQAEDVDQLLDDAEKRIFRITESHTSRTYENLGKVMHSVFEDLEKLKNTAGTIEAGGLITGIPTGFRQLDKMTTGFHQSDLIIIAARPSMGKTAFALNITKNMALKHDIPVAFFCLEMTKEQLAQRLLCSEASVDLHKVRTGFLSKQEWELLTNAASRLYKSKIVVDDEPSLDPRTLRAKARRIKSEYGVQVIFIDYLQLMHLKGRSENRQQEISEISRSLKLLARELNVAVVALSQLSRAVEQRENKRPRLSDLRESGAIEQDADMVMFLYRDDYYKSKSEVQDQPHESEVIIGKQRNGPIGTVKLIFNPKVATFFDEVPSEFVE; this is encoded by the coding sequence ATGAATCCGAAGATACCACCACATAGCAACGAAGCAGAGGAGGCAGTTATAGGTAGCATACTCATAGACCCTGATGTCATTCCAGATGTTATGGAGATCCTCAGGAGCAATGATTTTTATTCCATCAAACATCGCACCGTGTTTGCCGCAATAGAGGATCTCTTTGATCATGGAAATCCTGTGGATGTCGTCTCTATCATTGAAAAATTAAGGAGTCAGGGTTCTCTAGAAGATATTGGTGGAGAGGTTGAAATTATGAAGCTTGCCGATATCGTACCCACCGCAGCGAACGTTGTATATTATGCAAAGATAGTGAAGGAAAAGGCGTTGATGCGCGCCTTGATAAATGCTGGAAGTAAGATTGTAGAGGAAGCGTATCAAGCGGAGGATGTGGATCAGCTACTTGATGATGCTGAAAAGCGAATATTCAGGATAACGGAAAGTCATACATCCCGGACCTATGAAAACCTTGGAAAGGTTATGCATTCGGTTTTTGAGGATCTGGAAAAACTTAAAAATACAGCGGGAACGATAGAAGCTGGAGGCTTGATAACGGGGATTCCTACGGGATTCAGACAGCTTGACAAAATGACAACAGGTTTTCATCAATCTGATTTGATAATTATTGCGGCGAGGCCTTCGATGGGAAAAACCGCTTTTGCGTTGAATATCACGAAAAATATGGCGTTGAAGCACGACATTCCCGTGGCTTTCTTCTGTCTTGAAATGACAAAGGAGCAGCTCGCCCAGAGGCTCCTGTGTTCGGAAGCCAGCGTCGATCTTCACAAGGTGAGGACGGGTTTTCTCAGCAAGCAGGAGTGGGAGCTCCTTACGAATGCTGCGTCGCGTTTGTATAAATCAAAGATAGTGGTAGATGATGAACCATCCCTCGATCCCAGAACTCTAAGGGCCAAGGCAAGGAGAATTAAATCGGAATACGGCGTACAGGTTATCTTTATAGATTATCTTCAGCTTATGCACCTGAAGGGCCGTTCTGAAAACAGGCAACAGGAAATTTCAGAAATCTCCCGTTCTTTAAAGCTTCTGGCAAGAGAGCTCAATGTGGCGGTTGTTGCATTGTCGCAGCTTTCCCGTGCTGTCGAGCAGCGTGAAAATAAGAGACCGCGATTGAGCGATCTTCGAGAATCGGGGGCCATCGAGCAGGATGCAGATATGGTTATGTTTCTCTATCGTGATGACTATTACAAGAGCAAATCTGAGGTTCAGGATCAACCGCATGAGTCGGAGGTTATAATAGGAAAACAGAGAAATGGTCCTATAGGTACGGTGAAGCTGATATTCAATCCGAAAGTCGCGACATTTTTCGATGAAGTACCGAGTGAGTTTGTTGAGTGA
- a CDS encoding ABC transporter ATP-binding protein: protein MIHAKDLTKRFGDLVAVDHVSLDIPAGQIYGFLGPNGAGKTTTIKMLTGILRPTEGKIRILGMDMDKDELEIKRQIGVVPDEPKMYDNLKGFEFARFIMEIYRVPKEETERRFYEICKAFSIDYLDKFISDYSHGMKQKLMMAVTLMRQPRVIFLDEPTVGLDARSAKILKLWLKKMAQTGATIFLTTHVLEVAEKMCDRIGIIDKGRLIAQGTLEELRELSGDKKSSLEDLFLELTGGNEFKDIIDQLGE, encoded by the coding sequence ATGATTCACGCAAAGGATCTTACCAAGCGTTTTGGTGATCTTGTCGCTGTTGATCATGTTTCGCTGGATATTCCGGCCGGGCAGATATATGGTTTTCTTGGCCCTAATGGGGCTGGTAAAACGACAACGATAAAAATGTTAACAGGTATTTTGAGACCAACCGAGGGAAAGATTCGGATTCTAGGAATGGATATGGATAAAGATGAACTTGAAATAAAGAGACAGATAGGGGTTGTACCAGATGAACCGAAGATGTACGATAACCTTAAAGGATTCGAATTTGCGAGATTCATAATGGAGATATATCGTGTCCCAAAAGAAGAGACGGAAAGAAGATTTTACGAAATTTGCAAGGCCTTCAGCATCGACTACCTTGACAAATTTATAAGCGATTATTCTCATGGAATGAAACAAAAGCTCATGATGGCGGTAACTTTGATGAGACAACCCCGGGTCATCTTTCTCGATGAACCGACTGTGGGACTCGATGCCAGAAGTGCGAAGATTCTGAAACTGTGGCTCAAGAAGATGGCACAGACGGGTGCAACGATATTCTTGACCACTCACGTTCTTGAGGTTGCGGAAAAAATGTGTGACAGGATTGGAATAATAGACAAAGGCAGGTTGATAGCGCAAGGTACTCTGGAAGAGTTGAGAGAACTCTCCGGCGATAAAAAGTCAAGTCTGGAAGACCTTTTCCTGGAACTCACCGGTGGTAACGAATTCAAAGATATAATCGATCAGCTCGGAGAGTGA
- a CDS encoding O-antigen ligase family protein, which produces MKKGEKLFYLLFIAGSSLFAVKGITWDMALPKFFYASVFLAALFVAKGMRLSKQPQSISLSIPHFFAVVYAVYGILSSFLLLRTIPEAFATSLGFSLSLLVLILFSIHISEKSVNGILWLLQIFVLFGVIIAVDALLGFYTGNSIFWGILGQPLMRGNISSVVGNVNFTTDLMGMLLPIVLYLAIITRRLWRNERARVLFYTITYALFLSVVLAGQTRGVYYSLIGAFLVVLLGVLAGMQKKVKPKIRPLSLVVLLVITIFLIYGYSTDSIFTRGTFSISERLSSSANKSAADFRTFLWKTAIKQWENSKILGTGFGSYKYFSSENMGRVLNEEPRYMYIAGLNSIRAHGEYFQQLAETGLIGLSLVLLALGSLVLYYFRIIFRLKDFDLLLLFSVLAGSFSVIVLHSVVSFPAHFMPNALLAVTVAGAALSPVFRSNSFQLKKISINRWTGMLMIVISLIAAVLMSRNYLTEAFFTRGYIGYKTYISATAQIPDLRNSVVKIKRDLNSLENFDGEFSYLATDTYINQKLDSLKETYPKAPDTLLYLIATESHKSEFSTKQNRIKDKLKTAADTLMMAQHAAIRGYYSGISNLDSSLFFSRGFNLSAAFMGDFLKTSDRTEDFVLRLMNSPREAQLKLIEDAFTGKDLNTEYLTGYKKPREIVQPLLKRSQRHLFLEEFPILFNKALTRADLSRLLNEINFSILYSFQAKWDAIDYYILSMQLGPDAQVMRNTARTYFDAFTQAKDVTAELKKLIPYLNKEDRKKLYELIERIKNLPLKLRDEFEYIYDRTISLIPGAWRYFNNWEYIYSDYARELVLLYGPKDSLDKILKIVEKELYVCRYMKETRWSIPDNTFDLLLILSQEMKGNEALRLKRKILSLYEEAYQWNREQLKNFRKERIEKIPENNPNRQKYEQIYSRMKDFVNRYEILKKSVED; this is translated from the coding sequence ATGAAAAAAGGGGAAAAGCTATTTTATTTGCTCTTCATCGCGGGATCTTCACTTTTTGCTGTTAAAGGCATAACCTGGGATATGGCTCTTCCAAAGTTTTTCTATGCCTCGGTATTCTTAGCCGCCCTCTTCGTCGCAAAAGGAATGCGGCTCTCTAAGCAACCTCAAAGTATTTCCTTATCTATTCCCCATTTTTTTGCGGTCGTGTATGCTGTTTATGGGATTCTATCGAGTTTTTTGCTTTTAAGGACCATTCCAGAAGCTTTTGCAACCTCTCTGGGTTTTTCACTGAGTCTCCTGGTCCTTATCCTGTTTTCAATACATATCTCTGAAAAATCCGTTAATGGTATTTTGTGGCTGCTTCAGATATTCGTGCTTTTTGGTGTTATCATAGCTGTTGATGCCCTTTTGGGTTTTTACACCGGCAACTCGATTTTCTGGGGCATATTGGGCCAACCGCTGATGCGCGGGAATATCTCTTCAGTGGTTGGAAACGTCAACTTCACCACTGACCTTATGGGAATGCTGCTGCCAATCGTCTTGTATCTGGCGATAATAACACGAAGACTCTGGAGAAACGAACGAGCGAGAGTACTTTTTTATACCATCACCTATGCATTATTTCTGAGCGTTGTGCTGGCCGGACAAACCAGGGGTGTTTACTATTCGCTCATCGGTGCCTTTCTGGTGGTTCTTCTAGGGGTACTCGCCGGAATGCAAAAAAAAGTAAAGCCGAAGATAAGGCCCCTTTCACTGGTTGTGCTTTTGGTTATCACTATTTTCCTTATTTATGGCTATTCGACCGATTCGATATTTACACGTGGCACTTTTAGTATCTCCGAAAGGCTCTCATCTAGCGCAAATAAAAGCGCTGCGGATTTTCGAACATTTTTATGGAAAACAGCCATAAAACAATGGGAGAATTCAAAGATTCTGGGCACGGGGTTCGGGAGCTACAAGTATTTCTCTTCAGAGAACATGGGAAGAGTGCTCAACGAAGAACCCCGATATATGTACATCGCCGGATTAAACAGTATCAGGGCACACGGAGAATATTTTCAGCAACTGGCAGAAACCGGATTGATCGGCCTTTCTCTTGTTCTACTTGCACTTGGTTCACTGGTACTTTATTACTTCAGAATCATCTTTCGTTTGAAGGATTTTGACCTCCTCTTACTCTTTTCCGTACTCGCTGGTTCTTTCAGCGTAATCGTTTTGCACAGCGTGGTATCCTTTCCGGCTCACTTTATGCCGAACGCTTTGCTGGCTGTGACGGTTGCTGGAGCAGCGCTATCACCGGTATTTAGGTCTAACAGTTTTCAACTGAAAAAGATTTCTATCAACAGATGGACGGGAATGCTAATGATCGTCATCTCCCTGATAGCGGCTGTTCTGATGTCACGCAACTACCTCACAGAAGCCTTCTTCACCAGAGGTTACATAGGATATAAAACCTACATATCTGCCACTGCCCAAATTCCTGATCTCAGGAACTCAGTTGTAAAGATAAAAAGAGATTTAAACAGTCTCGAAAACTTTGATGGGGAATTCAGCTATCTCGCAACGGATACCTACATTAATCAAAAACTCGATTCACTCAAAGAAACGTACCCCAAAGCTCCTGATACCCTGTTATATCTCATAGCTACCGAAAGCCACAAAAGTGAATTCTCAACCAAACAAAATAGGATAAAAGACAAGCTCAAAACCGCCGCAGACACTTTGATGATGGCTCAACACGCAGCAATCAGAGGATATTATAGCGGGATCTCCAACCTGGATTCCTCTCTGTTCTTCTCCAGAGGATTCAACCTATCAGCTGCCTTCATGGGTGATTTCCTCAAAACCTCAGATAGAACAGAGGATTTCGTACTGAGATTGATGAACTCACCACGCGAAGCTCAACTAAAACTGATAGAGGACGCTTTTACAGGCAAAGATTTGAATACAGAATATTTGACTGGATACAAAAAACCAAGAGAAATTGTTCAACCTTTGCTTAAAAGATCCCAGAGACATCTTTTCCTCGAAGAATTCCCGATTCTCTTTAACAAAGCTTTAACCCGGGCTGATCTATCCCGATTACTTAACGAGATCAATTTCAGCATTTTGTATTCTTTCCAGGCAAAGTGGGACGCTATCGATTACTACATACTATCAATGCAGCTTGGACCTGATGCCCAGGTGATGCGAAATACCGCCAGAACATATTTTGACGCTTTCACTCAGGCAAAAGATGTCACCGCCGAACTGAAAAAACTGATACCTTACCTGAATAAAGAAGACAGGAAAAAGCTTTACGAACTGATCGAGAGGATCAAAAACCTTCCTTTGAAATTACGTGATGAATTTGAATACATCTATGATAGGACTATCTCACTTATTCCCGGTGCATGGAGATATTTTAATAACTGGGAATACATTTACAGTGATTATGCGAGAGAACTAGTTCTACTCTATGGACCCAAAGACTCTTTAGATAAGATCCTCAAAATTGTAGAAAAAGAACTCTACGTTTGTAGATATATGAAGGAAACTCGTTGGAGTATTCCTGATAACACGTTCGATCTTTTACTTATACTATCTCAGGAAATGAAAGGAAACGAAGCGTTAAGACTAAAAAGAAAGATACTCTCACTTTATGAAGAAGCATACCAATGGAACCGAGAACAGCTTAAAAACTTCCGCAAAGAAAGGATTGAGAAAATTCCAGAAAATAATCCTAATCGTCAGAAATATGAACAGATCTACTCGAGGATGAAAGACTTCGTCAATAGATACGAAATACTCAAAAAAAGCGTGGAAGATTAA
- a CDS encoding secondary thiamine-phosphate synthase enzyme YjbQ produces MTMVKSKVYTIRTPERECFVEITQYLQEYLHEIDITNGVLLVFIPHTTAGVTINEHADPSVVRDILTYLKKLVPYRGNYKHLEGNSDAHIKASLVGASLSIPFESKKLLLGTWQGVFFCEFDGPRTRRFIVTATPCDPK; encoded by the coding sequence ATGACTATGGTGAAGAGCAAAGTTTATACGATAAGAACACCTGAAAGGGAATGTTTTGTGGAGATTACTCAATATCTCCAGGAATACCTCCATGAAATAGATATAACAAACGGGGTGCTTCTCGTCTTCATACCCCATACTACTGCTGGCGTTACAATAAATGAACACGCCGATCCGTCGGTGGTAAGAGATATCCTTACTTACCTCAAAAAACTCGTTCCTTATCGAGGAAATTACAAACATCTGGAAGGTAATTCTGATGCTCATATAAAAGCAAGCCTTGTTGGGGCTTCTCTTTCTATACCCTTTGAATCCAAAAAACTGCTCCTTGGCACCTGGCAGGGCGTTTTCTTCTGCGAATTTGATGGTCCCAGGACGAGACGTTTCATCGTTACAGCCACCCCCTGCGACCCAAAGTAG
- a CDS encoding cell division topological specificity factor MinE: MFFGLFRRKKKKEFGSRKEAKDRLQAIVASRRHSVPVQEVIPAELLKNNERDMIEQIKIYVAERFKVKEENVKVQLEEHNGYVVIITNVVFH; the protein is encoded by the coding sequence ATGTTCTTTGGACTGTTCAGAAGAAAGAAAAAGAAGGAATTTGGAAGCAGAAAAGAAGCTAAAGATAGATTGCAAGCCATTGTGGCCAGCAGGCGTCATTCTGTCCCCGTACAGGAGGTCATTCCCGCCGAATTGTTGAAAAACAACGAAAGAGATATGATAGAACAAATAAAAATCTATGTCGCCGAAAGATTCAAGGTTAAAGAAGAGAATGTAAAGGTTCAGCTCGAAGAACACAACGGGTATGTTGTTATAATTACCAACGTTGTTTTCCATTGA
- the minD gene encoding septum site-determining protein MinD, whose translation MAKVYVVTSGKGGVGKTTITANIGCALAAKGDKVCLIDADIGLKNLDITLGLENRVVHTILDVVNGKVKASEALVRHKQMKSLYLLAASQIATKEMLSPEDMKRIVGELYGKFDYIIIDSPAGIERGFRNAVAPAENAIIVTTPELPAITDADRVIGLLENAGMTEDRIKLVINRFKVQMVKRGDMLTKEDIQENLAIDLLGIIPDSEDVIVATNRGIPVVLNGNQGEGIAKVFENIALRMKGELISIEKDLHSQQSLGFLDLLKRIFGRS comes from the coding sequence ATGGCCAAAGTTTATGTCGTTACGTCAGGAAAGGGTGGGGTCGGAAAGACCACCATCACAGCCAATATAGGCTGTGCGTTAGCAGCAAAAGGGGACAAGGTGTGCCTCATAGACGCGGACATAGGGTTAAAGAACCTGGACATAACCCTTGGGCTTGAAAACAGAGTTGTGCATACAATTCTTGACGTGGTCAACGGAAAAGTTAAAGCCTCAGAAGCCCTCGTCAGGCACAAACAAATGAAAAGTTTGTACCTTCTTGCCGCTTCACAGATAGCCACAAAAGAAATGTTGTCTCCAGAAGATATGAAAAGGATAGTTGGAGAGCTTTACGGAAAGTTTGATTACATAATCATAGACTCTCCAGCAGGTATTGAGCGTGGCTTCAGGAATGCCGTAGCACCGGCGGAAAATGCCATAATCGTTACCACCCCTGAACTCCCTGCCATTACTGATGCAGACAGAGTAATCGGTCTCCTTGAAAATGCTGGCATGACGGAAGACCGAATAAAGCTGGTAATAAATCGTTTCAAGGTGCAGATGGTGAAACGTGGAGATATGCTGACCAAGGAGGACATTCAGGAGAACCTTGCCATTGATCTGCTCGGGATAATTCCAGACAGCGAAGATGTAATCGTCGCTACAAACCGCGGAATTCCCGTTGTGTTGAACGGAAATCAGGGAGAAGGCATAGCAAAGGTTTTTGAAAACATCGCCCTACGAATGAAAGGCGAACTAATCTCCATAGAAAAGGATCTTCACAGTCAGCAGAGTCTCGGATTTCTTGATCTGTTAAAGCGAATCTTTGGTCGTAGTTGA
- a CDS encoding class I SAM-dependent rRNA methyltransferase, which yields MPEYRVKLKKEIKRRIAFGHPWIYENEIAEEPSCENGSLVKVFTYSGQFVGKGYYNRNSLIRVRLLTRKNVNIDRKFFKDKIQRAYSLRTRWLKEKGAFRLIYSEADGLPGLIVDKFADFFVVQISTLGMSKFKETIVNVLIELFNPKGIYEKSEGSFIAKEGIEPYSGWLYGNGPNLIPFKLHEITFLADLHGQKTGFFLDQRFNAENLSEFSTDRRVLDLFSYTGNFAFHLLKGGAREAILVDYSERALAVAEEIARINSFKEKIRTINANSFDFIRNVKIGEFELIVIDPPAMLKSATAKHNALRAYKELNLRAIRSLKDGGILATSSCTQLIRESEWLEKITEAFKDSKKIGKLLFSAGQPFDHPALTSMHESNYLKFRSYIVSSVSEF from the coding sequence GTGCCAGAATACAGAGTAAAACTAAAAAAAGAAATAAAAAGACGAATTGCCTTCGGCCATCCCTGGATATACGAAAACGAGATAGCAGAAGAGCCTTCATGTGAAAACGGTTCTCTGGTCAAAGTATTCACTTACTCCGGTCAATTTGTGGGTAAAGGTTATTACAACAGGAATTCTCTGATACGCGTCAGGCTTTTGACCAGGAAGAATGTAAACATAGACAGAAAGTTTTTCAAAGACAAGATACAAAGGGCTTATTCACTCAGAACCCGCTGGCTCAAAGAAAAGGGAGCTTTCAGATTGATTTACAGTGAAGCTGATGGATTGCCCGGGCTTATAGTGGATAAATTCGCCGATTTTTTCGTTGTTCAGATCTCCACCCTCGGTATGAGTAAATTCAAAGAAACCATAGTGAACGTCCTGATTGAACTCTTTAATCCAAAAGGGATCTACGAAAAATCTGAGGGCAGCTTCATTGCCAAAGAAGGAATAGAACCCTATTCTGGATGGCTTTATGGAAACGGGCCAAATTTAATACCCTTTAAGCTACATGAAATCACCTTCCTTGCCGATCTACACGGACAAAAAACAGGGTTTTTTCTCGATCAGAGATTCAACGCTGAAAATCTGTCAGAGTTTTCCACAGACAGAAGGGTTCTCGATCTTTTCTCATACACCGGTAACTTCGCATTCCATTTATTGAAAGGTGGAGCACGGGAAGCGATCCTCGTTGATTATTCTGAACGCGCATTAGCGGTTGCTGAAGAGATAGCAAGGATAAACAGCTTCAAAGAAAAAATTCGAACGATAAACGCAAATTCCTTTGATTTTATAAGAAATGTGAAGATAGGGGAATTCGAGTTGATAGTCATCGACCCGCCAGCGATGTTGAAATCAGCAACCGCAAAGCACAACGCGCTAAGAGCCTATAAAGAACTCAACCTGAGAGCTATTCGTTCGTTGAAAGATGGAGGAATCCTTGCAACATCCTCTTGTACACAGCTCATTCGCGAATCCGAATGGCTCGAAAAGATAACGGAAGCATTCAAAGATTCAAAAAAGATTGGCAAACTACTGTTTTCAGCCGGGCAACCTTTCGATCATCCGGCTCTAACAAGTATGCACGAATCAAACTATCTAAAGTTTAGAAGCTATATTGTAAGCAGTGTTAGCGAATTTTGA
- a CDS encoding iron-containing alcohol dehydrogenase family protein, translating into MWHYYLPTHVFFGETVVEKHGKVVQECGAKALIVTGRRSARLSGALHDIIKVLTELKIPYIHFDRVEENPSFETVRKGTELLRKENCDFVIAIGGGSPLDAGKAMAIMGTDPDLKVEDLYDRESYLFSLPVVAIPTTSGTGSEVTQYSVLTDDEGNKKGFATPHAFPMYSFLDPRYTITMTEETTIATALDALSHSIEGELLNNAVNPIVKNHSRVTNELIKNNLKNATITPEDIPVRSLLQYAAMLAGIVIAHTGTTVVHAAGYPLSSKRGIKHGIANAVFLVEVLRKVEESDPDRVKNAIDPFESLNELEAFLNSFGVNEYKIELSDDELESWAEKAARAPHNARTPGEFDVEFYRNLYKKVRKCQNTE; encoded by the coding sequence ATGTGGCATTATTATTTACCAACACATGTTTTTTTCGGTGAAACAGTTGTTGAGAAACATGGAAAAGTGGTGCAGGAATGCGGAGCAAAAGCTCTCATAGTTACCGGAAGGCGTTCTGCAAGGTTATCAGGAGCGTTGCACGACATTATAAAGGTTTTGACTGAATTGAAGATCCCTTACATACATTTTGATAGGGTGGAAGAAAACCCGTCCTTTGAAACGGTGAGAAAGGGCACCGAACTTCTGAGAAAAGAAAATTGTGATTTTGTCATCGCCATTGGTGGCGGAAGCCCATTAGATGCCGGGAAAGCTATGGCCATAATGGGTACCGATCCTGATCTTAAAGTGGAAGATCTTTACGATCGCGAGAGTTATCTTTTCTCACTGCCTGTTGTCGCAATCCCTACAACCTCTGGTACAGGAAGTGAAGTCACCCAGTATTCTGTTCTAACGGACGACGAAGGCAATAAGAAAGGCTTTGCCACACCTCATGCCTTCCCGATGTATTCCTTCCTCGACCCCCGCTACACGATAACAATGACCGAAGAAACTACCATAGCTACCGCTCTAGATGCCCTGTCCCATTCTATTGAAGGCGAACTGTTGAACAACGCCGTTAACCCTATCGTTAAAAACCATTCCAGGGTCACAAATGAACTCATCAAAAACAATCTGAAAAATGCAACAATCACCCCGGAAGATATCCCTGTAAGGTCTTTATTGCAATATGCCGCGATGCTTGCAGGAATAGTAATAGCTCACACAGGGACAACAGTGGTTCACGCCGCAGGATACCCTTTATCCAGTAAAAGAGGGATAAAACACGGCATAGCGAATGCCGTTTTTCTGGTAGAAGTGCTTCGAAAAGTCGAAGAATCAGATCCGGATAGAGTCAAAAATGCCATTGACCCCTTTGAGTCGCTGAACGAACTCGAAGCTTTCTTGAACTCTTTCGGGGTAAACGAATATAAGATAGAACTCTCAGACGATGAACTGGAAAGCTGGGCGGAAAAAGCTGCCAGAGCTCCACACAATGCAAGAACCCCGGGTGAGTTCGATGTCGAGTTTTATAGAAACCTCTATAAAAAGGTGAGAAAGTGCCAGAATACAGAGTAA
- a CDS encoding polysaccharide pyruvyl transferase family protein — protein MNTLERSGIILMGYYGHDNLGDDLLLLSTLMILKEANVKNEIYIPAPKNIEKLRKSFPKELKIKVIPRYNPYTLERYFHRSCCTIFGGGNLFQDETSTRSFLYYHFIAKRTLKRKNSLAFLSQGFGPIHKQRNRKHLKKILGNERSYGVIRDKVSYRYARRFSKNYQMGTDYGPYYLLKKKLITPNHEKDPELAFTVLKSGTSASEVVEALKYLGYRKLCAVGFHNSHDSQKQMELEDYAVNNGMEIIRPPQNIDGVMELLSKASIVVTERLHGAILATVQGTPFVWKKNRKTNRFVSSLVNDYCFSFNNSLESIVLAINGALRYDFDKLRATYLEKLDETVDRSIKLINKILD, from the coding sequence GTGAATACTTTAGAACGAAGCGGGATAATTCTGATGGGTTATTACGGTCATGACAACCTTGGTGATGATCTTTTATTACTTTCTACCCTGATGATCCTGAAAGAGGCTAATGTCAAAAATGAAATCTATATTCCGGCACCGAAAAATATAGAAAAGTTAAGAAAAAGCTTTCCGAAAGAATTGAAAATCAAGGTGATTCCAAGGTATAACCCTTATACCCTGGAACGTTATTTTCACCGCTCCTGCTGTACTATATTTGGGGGGGGTAATCTTTTTCAGGATGAAACGAGTACCAGAAGTTTTCTCTATTATCATTTCATTGCGAAGCGTACCTTAAAAAGAAAAAATTCGCTTGCGTTTTTATCACAGGGGTTTGGCCCTATTCACAAGCAGCGCAATAGAAAACACCTGAAAAAAATCTTAGGCAATGAGAGAAGCTATGGCGTGATTCGCGATAAGGTCTCTTACCGTTACGCAAGAAGATTTTCAAAGAATTATCAGATGGGAACCGATTACGGGCCTTACTACCTTTTAAAGAAAAAACTGATAACTCCCAATCACGAGAAAGATCCTGAACTGGCATTCACAGTCTTGAAATCAGGAACCTCTGCTTCAGAGGTTGTTGAAGCGCTAAAATATCTCGGGTACAGAAAGCTATGTGCGGTGGGATTTCACAATAGCCACGATTCGCAAAAGCAGATGGAACTTGAAGATTATGCTGTTAACAACGGAATGGAGATTATAAGGCCACCTCAGAATATAGATGGGGTTATGGAGCTACTGTCTAAAGCCTCAATCGTTGTGACCGAAAGGCTCCACGGAGCCATACTGGCCACAGTGCAGGGAACACCCTTTGTCTGGAAAAAGAACAGAAAAACCAACCGTTTTGTGAGTTCTCTGGTAAATGATTATTGTTTTAGTTTTAACAACAGTCTTGAGAGTATCGTCCTCGCAATAAACGGCGCTTTGAGGTATGATTTTGATAAGTTAAGGGCTACCTATCTAGAGAAATTAGATGAAACCGTTGACAGATCAATAAAACTCATAAATAAAATCCTGGATTGA